One Solea senegalensis isolate Sse05_10M unplaced genomic scaffold, IFAPA_SoseM_1 scf7180000015590, whole genome shotgun sequence genomic window, taaaaccatgaattctgatttaaaaaaagtcagaattcaagatTAAATTCGGACTTTGTTACTTTTATCTGACTAAGAATTctgataaaaaagtcagaattcttagattGAAGTCACAATTCATTTGGACTTTCTGACTTATctcggaattctgagaaaacattatttcccagactttaatctcaaaattcagaCTTTTCCTCAGAAGTCTGGAAAAGAAATCAattttctcagaattttgaccttctcctcagaattctgagaacaaattctgacttcaatttgagaattcatgctgttttatatttttctttctttcattttttaatgtgaccctaatactcttctgtgCGTTTCCAACaataaaaagccaaaacaaaagTAGAGTTCAATTAAAAACGTTTAAAAAACGTCCATTTGTTTTCTGGGTTCTCCCTGTTGCACTTcctgtatgtatataaaaaaaccgCCAGCCAACGTTGAGGAtcctctcagccaatcagagcacaGCATAGTTGAAGGCCTCCCCATATCCCGCCTCTCTCAGGTATCTCTCGATGTTGATTGGCTTGGGTACGATGAGAACTGTCCTCCCATAGGCTGATTTCTCTGCCGCCTCGAGCTTCCTCGTCAGGTCCGCCACAGTGAGACGCTGCTGGGGATTCCAGTGGCAGCAAGAACGGATGATGCTGTACCTGTCCGCAACGTACCCGGTAAAAACACGGTTAAAACACGCGCCACACCCACTGAAATGTTAATATATATCACGTACAcgtatttaaaaaggtttttacaaCATTACATGTCGTTGAAAGTGTTCGAATGAGCGTTATCAAACCGCCATGTCAGGCAGGTTGTTGCACTCACGACAGGTTAGCTTGAAGGCGCCTGAAAGTGCCGCCGCCATTTTGTCTCGGTGTGAAACCAGAATGAAAAGTACATAAACAAGAAAAGTCCCGggttacttaaaaaaaaaaaaaaaaaatttagtGAGTCATACGTACATTTAaggtttttaactttttaaataaacttgttTACATGCGGAGCTGGTCTCTAAAAATCATCAGTTATTGACTGTTGAGTTTGGCTGTAGTGTCAACACAACTACTAATCGATTACCAAGTTAACCGTCAACTGTTTTGTTAAACGATTCATTGGTTTGGGAATTAAaagcagtttctgtgatttttcagcttctgtatgttaatgttttgaatttattgtggttattgttggtattataccatatatatacacactcgCTATTTTATTCATTGCTGTTATTTACAACATCATACATTGACCGTTACTAAtcaaacatttttgtaaaattctgtTTAAATCTTAAGTTAAAAGTTGTATGTCGTGTATAGGATTAGACGTGTGAACGATCCAATTCAcgatttgataaaaaaaaaaaaaaattccattttTGATTCCAAATTCATTCAGAACATAgagctgctaatgtgacgtctaCTCATGATGATAAgttttgtattatatatatttgcatttatttaagtATCCTGGGtataatctgaaacatttgcatatgtttttgttttatttctctatCTTAATCTGGTGTTTGTCACTTGTCTACCTCTGAAACCTTTGCTACTATAACCCCaaatttccccagtgtgggattAATTAagtctagggctgcaactaacaattacttTCAAAATCGATGAATCTATTCATCTATTCAACGGTGCTTTATAAATCTATATGGATTATTGATCAATCATTGAGTACTTTAGTTTGGTCTTCTTACAGGGTGTTGGAGCATGTCGGTGGTCGACTGAGATGCTTCCCTCTTTGCAGATGTTGCAGAAGTTCAGCCGCCATCAGCTCAGCAAACGGTGGGTCGCCTGGTAATGATAGTGATCATTTCAACACTTAAATGTTGTCCAGCATGATTCTGTCATTTGTTAAAGAGGAACTAAACCCCTGTTCTGAAGCTGACTctgcccaatgcctgattttgaaaatctaTATACCCAATATAGCACGATCGAGTGACAGCAACCGCAAATGTTGGCAGCTTGCTGTGGTGTTTCCAGTGGCAGCTTAGAGCTGCATTTAGTGTGAGACACACATTTCAATAAgtttccacactcacacactcacacatgacatTCCCCACGCTGAGAAGTGATCAAACTTCACCGCACGTAAATCACGTAATCTATGAATCCATGATGCGAAGGCAGATTGCTCTACgtagttcattcatacagctgtcttgaattagtgaccaatcagccaatcagaaaatagtattcaCTGTTGCTGGGCAGAATGGACACGCTCAGGTCAGCCAAGTTCCACTTCACTGCCGCTGTCTCACATCTGTCCGCTTCCACAGCTGGAGTCAGagacaagttttttttgtggttcTTCTTCTCGCAAAGAAATCcactttaaatgttgtaaacacaacaaacagagcagtgtttctACAGAGCGAATAAACAGGAGCACGCTGACGATGTGGTGTCGTCACgggatcttttattctgaaaagtaaaccggatgttttattttcctacttcccCTCCCGCTCATGCTGAATTTATCTGCCAGAAATATGAGTGCTGCTATCCACTATGAGCCCCGCCCCCccactgctgtgtctgtggGGGCGTGGCTAGAGGAGGTTTGGTGACGACAACATGGGAAGAACCAGCTAATGGGAACATTCATATGTAATGGGAGGTGTTTATCCAGAGAaggcagtacatacacacatttaacacaaaatacgtcattcaaatactttacacaATACTTTTAGTTTGAACCTGAACAAAGTGGTTTAGGGTTTAGTTCCTCTTAAGTAACTGAAATTACAGAACACTCACCCAGTGAGACCATTTCATAGAGGAGGATTCCAAAGGACCacctggttaaaaaaagaaaacagatgtgtCGTTAAAAGTTTGGTCTCACGTTAAACATTTAATGTCCTTACTGGGTCAAGAAATTggaatgaacaaaaacatcGTCTATGGATCTGGACACTCACACGTCGCTGCTCTTGCTCATGGCTCTTCTCGCCAGGACTTCTGGCGCCTGCCACTTCCTCATCTCCATGACGTCCACCTCCCCCAGAGAACCGCCCCGCGCTGTCCTCCGGTAAACGGAGCCCAGACCCCACAGCTTCACCGTCAGGTCTCCACCAACCAGGACGCTGCGAGCCCCGACGTTGCCATGAACGTAGCCTTTACTGTGCAGGTAATCCTACAgtgtgatgaagaggaagatgaggacagtttgtgtgtgtgttcatatgagGTCCTGAaactgctgagaaccagcctgaaatGGATGCTCAATAAAATGCTCACCAAATGAAATCTATgcccatgtttttaaaagacttttccaacaagaaaacttagtaaaccactcactcgcccacaccaaacctcatagagcaaatcatcacacacacaggagttgttgatccactgctgcctccgtcactaaggTCTAAtgtctgtgtcactgattttctctgtgggagagTTTTTCTTGTTCACTGTTGGAAAAGTTTGTCCAACATTTGGAGAATAGATTCTTATGTGGACTTAAGCTGATTTAGATTCAAGTCTTTTGGTAAGTGGTtatcatgtgtttttcctcctgatGAGTGAGAAATGTGTAAAGATGCAGAAAAAACTGATATTTAAGGGAGAAACTGACCAGAGCAGAGGCCACTTGTCCGGCCATGATGAAGATCCTCTTCTCTGTCATGTCACATGACGACCCTGAACCTGTGTTGTCCTTTAGTAACACGGAAGAAGAAAGGTTTAATGAGACCAAGTATGGACACTACGTCCCTTCAGTAGTATGATACACTGTCCCACACTGTCCCACACTGTCCCACAAAGCTGTAATTCCTCTTATGCCCAGAGTATTTCAAAGTTTGGTACCAGATGAACCTGCACCTGTCTACATCTCCACAGGAAGCCCAGCAGGTCTCTGTGACGCAGCTCCTCCATCACTATCATCAGGGGCGGCTGCACTGAGACCACGCCCAGCAGCGCGGGCAGGAAGGGGTGTGGCCCCAGTGCAGAGACGAAGGAGGCAAAGTTCAGGAAGTGCTGCTTCTCACTGCTGGTTGCTGTTTCTGCGTGGGAAAGAAAAGGTAGGAGTATTTGTGTTGGTCCCTAGTTTTTAGGTCCTTGCCCGTCCGTTCAAACTTATTTTGAGCACAATATCTTTAGGATATCTTAAGGGAATCCTTTGAGACTCAAGGATGTAGTGGTCGTTGGTGTCAAAGGTCAagctcagaggtcagaggtcacagggtgttttttttttcctcttctggatcatttaagtttgttttttttaatctataaaATATTCTTAAACGGttaaaaatactactactattatatttataatatccACTtccaatatttattattatattttttctttatggTAACTCTGTAACAGCCTTGAAACTCCTGGATGATGCaagtacacatttttttattattttaatgattgcTAAATAtttaactgtacatttttggTTTATAATAGTTCTTTCTAGTTTCTTTTACACGGaacatttgttaaaacaatCTTCCAGTCTAAAGTATTCACTCTAAAGAAGGGAATGAGAgtaaagctgcaactaacaatttcTTTCGTAATTAATCCATATTCACGATGAATCGatcacttgttttgtccataaaatgtcaaaaaaagttgatcagtgtttgtcaaacctggaaatgatgatgttctcaaatgtctccacaaacaaaattcatcagttttaaagattttaaaaagattttatggaccaaagaaaccaggaagtattcacatttaagaagctgaaaaatcacagaaactgcttTTAATGAAGTTGTCGGTGCATGTTTACCTTTGAGGACTCTCAGGACCACGTCCCTGTTGTCCATGCGTCCTCTGTAGAGCGTGACCGCATCAT contains:
- the LOC122762361 gene encoding tyrosine-protein kinase STYK1-like isoform X2, with amino-acid sequence MSSNSTEDDDPCAPDDNLCITRTHLQAVIIVPTLLLFFTLVTLLFVFLRQYCPERRPSHITAPQNNNHHHSNPHHHHHHHHRRQQHHHRHHHVSSHRHTQRPHLQGIDAPPGLNPLEHEVLPLSVQPVQQNVKPNVSAPPQVTTERHHGAFSQVTALPLSVYIKANDAVTLYRGRMDNRDVVLRVLKETATSSEKQHFLNFASFVSALGPHPFLPALLGVVSVQPPLMIVMEELRHRDLLGFLWRCRQDNTGSGSSCDMTEKRIFIMAGQVASALDYLHSKGYVHGNVGARSVLVGGDLTVKLWGLGSVYRRTARGGSLGEVDVMEMRKWQAPEVLARRAMSKSSDVWSFGILLYEMVSLGDPPFAELMAAELLQHLQRGKHLSRPPTCSNTLYSIIRSCCHWNPQQRLTVADLTRKLEAAEKSAYGRTVLIVPKPINIERYLREAGYGEAFNYAVL
- the LOC122762361 gene encoding tyrosine-protein kinase STYK1-like isoform X1, with protein sequence MSSNSTEDDDPCAPDDNLCITRTHLQAVIIVPTLLLFFTLVTLLFVFLRQYCPERRPSHITAPQNNNHHHSNPHHHHHHHHRRQQHHHRHHHVSSHRHTQRPHLQGIDAPPGLNPLEHEVLPLSVQPVQQNVKPNVSAPPQVTTERHHGAFSQVTALPLSVYIKANDAVTLYRGRMDNRDVVLRVLKETATSSEKQHFLNFASFVSALGPHPFLPALLGVVSVQPPLMIVMEELRHRDLLGFLWRCRQVQVHLDNTGSGSSCDMTEKRIFIMAGQVASALDYLHSKGYVHGNVGARSVLVGGDLTVKLWGLGSVYRRTARGGSLGEVDVMEMRKWQAPEVLARRAMSKSSDVWSFGILLYEMVSLGDPPFAELMAAELLQHLQRGKHLSRPPTCSNTLYSIIRSCCHWNPQQRLTVADLTRKLEAAEKSAYGRTVLIVPKPINIERYLREAGYGEAFNYAVL